Proteins encoded by one window of Streptacidiphilus sp. PB12-B1b:
- the ppgK gene encoding polyphosphate--glucose phosphotransferase, whose protein sequence is MNVFGVDIGGSGIKGAPADLDQGKLAQERLKVLTPHPAEPDSVVEAVRKVVTHFDWKGPVGITFPGVIVDGHTRTAANVDKGWIGLDARSRFSDALGLPVAVVNDADAAGMAEVAYGAGKGRKGVVLMLTLGTGIGSALFSDGVLVPNTELGHLELNGKDAEKHASSAAKEEHDWSWHHWAERLDDYFAMVEGLFSPQLIIIGGGVSRKADKFLPLLKPLRAEIVPAQLQNDAGIVGAAMAAAQLG, encoded by the coding sequence GTGAACGTCTTTGGCGTGGACATCGGCGGCTCCGGGATCAAGGGCGCGCCCGCCGACCTCGATCAGGGAAAGCTCGCCCAGGAACGGCTCAAGGTGCTCACCCCCCATCCGGCCGAACCCGATTCCGTGGTCGAGGCGGTGCGGAAGGTCGTCACCCACTTCGACTGGAAGGGGCCGGTGGGCATCACCTTCCCCGGCGTCATCGTGGACGGGCACACCCGCACCGCGGCCAACGTCGACAAGGGCTGGATCGGCCTGGACGCCCGCTCCCGCTTCTCCGACGCCCTCGGCCTGCCGGTCGCGGTGGTGAACGACGCCGACGCGGCCGGCATGGCGGAGGTCGCCTACGGCGCGGGCAAGGGACGCAAGGGCGTGGTCCTGATGCTCACTCTGGGCACCGGCATCGGCAGCGCGCTGTTCAGCGACGGCGTGCTCGTCCCCAACACCGAGCTGGGCCACCTGGAGCTGAACGGCAAGGACGCGGAGAAGCACGCGTCCTCGGCGGCCAAGGAGGAGCACGACTGGAGCTGGCACCACTGGGCGGAGCGGCTGGACGACTACTTCGCCATGGTGGAGGGCCTGTTCTCGCCGCAGCTGATCATCATCGGCGGCGGGGTGAGCCGCAAGGCCGACAAGTTCCTGCCGCTGCTGAAGCCGCTGCGCGCGGAGATCGTGCCGGCCCAGTTGCAGAACGACGCCGGCATCGTCGGCGCGGCGATGGCCGCCGCCCAGCTGGGCTGA
- a CDS encoding DUF4245 domain-containing protein, protein MATQNAAAQAGTAPTTTQKRPGMGAKSVRDMVLSLAAVMLAGLVIYYFIPHSGGNGVHAVEGGIGSSVASARRVAPYPVLAPVGLPKGWTATAVDYNGTDPHAAVWTLGYIDPSRQYVSVQQSNGGASDFIAGVTTGGVKVAGVSTIDGVTWSHYQGSDYRALVLQTPKVTTVVTGTESFAAMDAFAATLRSS, encoded by the coding sequence GTGGCAACTCAGAACGCGGCAGCGCAGGCCGGGACGGCCCCCACCACCACCCAGAAGCGCCCGGGAATGGGCGCCAAGTCGGTCAGGGACATGGTGCTCTCCCTGGCCGCCGTCATGCTGGCGGGCCTGGTGATCTACTACTTCATCCCGCACTCCGGCGGCAACGGCGTGCACGCCGTCGAGGGCGGCATCGGCTCGTCGGTGGCCTCGGCCCGGCGTGTCGCGCCCTATCCGGTGCTGGCGCCGGTCGGCCTGCCCAAGGGCTGGACCGCCACCGCGGTGGACTACAACGGCACGGACCCGCACGCCGCGGTCTGGACGCTCGGCTACATCGACCCCAGCCGGCAGTACGTCTCCGTGCAGCAGAGCAACGGCGGTGCGTCGGACTTCATCGCCGGTGTCACCACCGGCGGCGTGAAGGTCGCCGGCGTCAGCACCATCGACGGCGTGACCTGGAGCCACTACCAGGGCAGCGACTACCGCGCGCTGGTGCTGCAGACGCCGAAGGTGACGACGGTGGTGACCGGCACCGAGTCCTTCGCCGCCATGGACGCCTTCGCCGCGACGCTCAGGAGCAGCTGA
- a CDS encoding RodZ family helix-turn-helix domain-containing protein: MTTPNDTLRAVRVSLRLSQDDLAKALRDWGLSVGQPNDASKRLVQRWEAGISRFPRPVYTRALEGVTGLPVESLGFAPPAPMARVSSDGSGGHDLAPGEDGITPVPAASPQPAVFPNSLNFNGIWLSRYEFFSSGRDGSYEGRHYVVLYQHGNRLTGRSLAGASSNADSPLSLDLTVDLNVVTGTWTEQTAANGYYQGARYHGAVQLLVDPTGRRMSGKWVGFGKDFDVNTGPWELVFRDTSTSKATLDAYSRPPE, from the coding sequence ATGACGACGCCGAACGACACCCTGCGCGCAGTCAGGGTGAGCCTGCGCCTCAGCCAGGACGATCTCGCCAAGGCACTGAGGGACTGGGGGCTGTCGGTCGGGCAGCCGAACGACGCCTCCAAGCGGCTGGTGCAGCGCTGGGAGGCGGGCATCAGCCGTTTCCCACGCCCCGTCTACACCCGGGCTCTTGAGGGCGTGACCGGCCTCCCGGTGGAGTCCCTCGGCTTCGCCCCGCCTGCACCGATGGCGCGGGTCAGCAGCGACGGAAGCGGAGGCCATGACCTGGCCCCGGGGGAGGACGGCATCACGCCTGTCCCGGCTGCCTCCCCGCAGCCTGCGGTCTTTCCCAACTCCCTTAATTTCAACGGCATCTGGCTCAGCCGCTACGAGTTCTTCTCGTCCGGCCGAGACGGCAGCTACGAGGGCAGGCACTACGTCGTGCTCTACCAGCACGGGAACCGCCTCACCGGCCGCTCACTGGCGGGAGCGTCCAGCAACGCGGACTCCCCGCTGTCGCTGGATCTGACGGTTGACCTCAATGTCGTCACCGGAACCTGGACCGAACAGACAGCAGCCAACGGCTACTACCAGGGCGCGCGCTACCACGGCGCGGTCCAGCTCCTGGTGGACCCGACCGGGCGCCGCATGTCCGGCAAGTGGGTCGGCTTCGGCAAGGACTTCGACGTGAACACCGGACCCTGGGAACTGGTCTTTCGGGACACCTCCACCTCCAAGGCCACCCTGGACGCCTATAGCCGTCCCCCGGAATGA
- a CDS encoding malonic semialdehyde reductase has translation MTVADALVLDAAAQDLLFREARTANTFTDEPVTDEQIQAVYDLVKYAPTSMNMSPLRVVLVRSDDARARLVSHMADGNKEKTGKAPLVAILAADHEFHEELPKLFPHFPQAKDLFFAERPGREAASTLNATLQVAYFILGLRAAGLAAGPMTGYNADAINKDFFPDGDHSVLAVVNIGKPGENAWFPRSPRLEYDEVVSTV, from the coding sequence ATGACTGTTGCAGACGCGCTCGTGCTCGACGCCGCCGCCCAGGACCTGCTTTTCCGCGAGGCCCGTACCGCAAACACCTTCACGGACGAGCCGGTGACCGACGAGCAGATCCAGGCCGTCTACGACCTGGTCAAGTACGCGCCGACCTCGATGAACATGTCGCCGCTGCGCGTCGTCCTGGTCCGCTCGGACGACGCCCGCGCCCGCCTGGTCTCGCACATGGCCGACGGCAACAAGGAGAAGACCGGCAAGGCCCCGCTGGTCGCCATCCTCGCCGCCGACCACGAGTTCCACGAGGAGCTGCCGAAGCTCTTCCCGCACTTCCCGCAGGCCAAGGACCTCTTCTTCGCGGAGCGCCCGGGCCGTGAGGCCGCCTCCACGCTGAACGCCACCCTTCAGGTCGCCTACTTCATCCTGGGCCTGCGCGCGGCCGGCCTGGCCGCCGGCCCGATGACCGGCTACAACGCCGACGCCATCAACAAGGACTTCTTCCCCGACGGCGACCACTCCGTGCTGGCCGTCGTCAACATCGGCAAGCCCGGCGAGAACGCCTGGTTCCCGCGCAGCCCCCGGCTGGAGTACGACGAGGTCGTCAGCACCGTCTGA
- the xseA gene encoding exodeoxyribonuclease VII large subunit yields the protein MPLDSSAEAAIPVGRVSRLIGGWVSRLGAVWVEGQITQLSRRPGAGVVFLTLRDPSEDVSLAVTCYRAVFDPVADLVGEGSRVVVHAKPEWYGPRGTLSLRAAEIRLVGLGDLLARLELLKRTLGAEGLFAAERKRPLPFLPQCVGLVTGRASAAERDVLQNARRRWPAVRFEVRNVPVQGVRATAEVIAAVQELDEHPDVDVIIVARGGGSVEDLLPFSDERLVRAIAAARTPVVSAIGHEPDQPLLDYVADLRASTPTDAAKRVVPDVREELARVHGLRDRARHGIRHRLDREQGGLESLRSRPVLAAPRRMVDERAAEVAALLERSRRTLDHRLDRASGELAHTLARVVALSPAATLRRGYAVLQREDGAVVRDPVQVAAGEALRARVAEGGFTVTVAADPA from the coding sequence ATGCCTCTGGACAGCTCCGCCGAAGCAGCGATCCCGGTCGGCCGGGTCTCCCGACTCATCGGCGGCTGGGTCAGCCGTCTGGGCGCGGTCTGGGTGGAGGGGCAGATCACCCAGCTGAGCCGGCGGCCCGGCGCGGGCGTGGTGTTCCTGACCCTGCGTGACCCCTCGGAGGACGTCTCGCTGGCGGTCACCTGCTACCGCGCGGTCTTCGATCCGGTGGCGGACCTGGTCGGCGAGGGCTCGCGGGTCGTCGTCCACGCCAAGCCGGAGTGGTACGGGCCGCGCGGGACGCTGTCGCTGCGCGCCGCCGAGATCCGGCTGGTCGGCCTGGGCGATCTGCTGGCCCGGCTGGAGCTGCTGAAGCGCACCCTCGGCGCGGAGGGGCTGTTCGCCGCCGAGCGCAAGCGTCCGCTGCCGTTCCTGCCGCAGTGCGTGGGGCTGGTCACCGGCCGGGCCTCGGCCGCCGAGCGGGACGTGCTGCAGAACGCCCGGCGGCGCTGGCCCGCCGTCCGCTTCGAGGTCCGCAACGTGCCGGTGCAGGGGGTGCGGGCGACGGCGGAGGTGATCGCGGCCGTGCAGGAGCTGGACGAGCACCCGGACGTGGACGTGATCATCGTCGCCCGGGGCGGCGGCAGCGTCGAGGACCTGCTGCCGTTCTCGGACGAGCGGCTGGTGCGGGCCATCGCGGCGGCCCGGACGCCGGTGGTCAGCGCCATCGGCCACGAGCCGGACCAGCCGCTCCTCGACTACGTCGCCGACCTGCGCGCCTCGACCCCGACCGACGCCGCCAAGCGGGTCGTCCCGGACGTCCGCGAGGAGCTGGCGCGGGTGCACGGGCTGCGCGACCGGGCCCGCCACGGCATCCGCCACCGGCTCGACCGGGAGCAGGGCGGCCTGGAGTCGCTGCGCAGCCGCCCGGTGCTGGCCGCTCCGCGGCGGATGGTGGACGAGCGCGCCGCCGAGGTGGCCGCGCTGCTGGAGCGCTCCCGGCGGACCCTGGACCACCGGCTGGACCGGGCCTCGGGCGAGCTGGCGCACACCCTGGCCCGGGTGGTCGCGCTCTCCCCGGCGGCGACGCTGCGCCGCGGCTACGCCGTGCTGCAGCGCGAGGACGGCGCGGTGGTGCGCGATCCGGTCCAGGTGGCCGCCGGGGAGGCGCTGCGGGCCCGGGTGGCCGAGGGCGGCTTCACGGTGACGGTGGCCGCCGACCCGGCGTAG
- a CDS encoding nucleotidyltransferase domain-containing protein: MTLRPGLDHEGCFLREGSLSRVPAAFAPVVEAVRARITAAFGPPGGPRLHSAYLYGSIPRGTAIPGVSDLDLLLAFRQEPSEDDRSAVRALNAEVDAAFPQIDGVGTLAYGVDTLLSELERNDLGWFVSRLCTPLLGDDLSDRLPRYRPTSLLARETNGDLAEFLPRWRARATAPDATEADLLALSRGASRKTVRTGFTLVMPRWNGWTSDLSRSAEVFAQYYPARAAQMHAAARTARTPSPDRAALATLTDDLGPWLATEYTTLHGTKTPRPYPT, translated from the coding sequence ATGACCCTGCGCCCCGGCCTCGACCACGAGGGCTGCTTCCTGCGGGAGGGCTCACTGAGCCGCGTCCCCGCAGCGTTCGCCCCCGTGGTCGAGGCCGTCCGCGCCCGGATCACCGCCGCCTTCGGCCCGCCGGGCGGCCCCCGCCTGCACAGCGCCTACCTGTACGGCAGCATCCCGCGCGGCACCGCGATCCCCGGCGTCTCGGACCTGGATCTGCTGCTGGCGTTCCGTCAGGAGCCGTCCGAGGACGACAGGTCGGCCGTCCGGGCGCTGAACGCCGAGGTGGACGCGGCGTTCCCGCAGATCGACGGCGTCGGCACCCTCGCCTACGGCGTCGACACGCTGCTGAGCGAGCTGGAGCGCAACGACCTCGGCTGGTTCGTCTCCCGGCTGTGCACACCGCTGCTCGGCGACGACCTGTCCGACCGCCTGCCGCGCTACCGGCCCACCTCCCTGCTTGCCCGGGAGACCAACGGCGACCTCGCCGAATTCCTCCCCCGCTGGCGCGCCCGCGCCACCGCCCCCGACGCCACCGAGGCCGACCTGCTGGCCCTCTCCCGAGGGGCCTCCCGCAAGACCGTCCGCACCGGCTTCACCCTGGTCATGCCCCGCTGGAACGGCTGGACCAGCGACCTCTCCCGCTCCGCCGAGGTCTTCGCCCAGTACTACCCGGCCCGCGCCGCCCAGATGCACGCAGCCGCCCGCACCGCCCGCACCCCGTCCCCCGACCGCGCCGCCCTCGCCACCCTCACCGACGACCTAGGCCCCTGGCTCGCCACGGAATACACCACCCTCCACGGCACCAAGACCCCCCGGCCCTATCCGACCTGA
- a CDS encoding exodeoxyribonuclease VII small subunit: MTKKPDSVVAASAVDDALGYEQARDALLEVVRKLETGGTSLEESLALWERGEQLAKVCERWLDGARARLDAALAEGEGPETAEEEDA, from the coding sequence ATGACGAAAAAGCCGGACAGCGTGGTGGCCGCGTCGGCCGTGGACGACGCCCTGGGCTACGAGCAGGCGCGGGACGCGCTGCTGGAGGTGGTGCGCAAGCTGGAGACCGGCGGCACCTCGCTGGAGGAGTCGCTGGCGCTGTGGGAGCGCGGCGAGCAGCTGGCCAAGGTCTGCGAGCGCTGGCTGGACGGCGCCCGGGCCCGGCTGGACGCGGCGCTGGCGGAGGGCGAGGGCCCGGAGACGGCCGAGGAGGAGGACGCGTAG
- a CDS encoding 4-hydroxy-3-methylbut-2-enyl diphosphate reductase → MPAATAPRRVLLAAPRGYCAGVDRAVIAVEKALEQYGAPIYVRKEIVHNKYVVQTLEKKGAIFVDETEEVPEGSIVVFSAHGVAPSVHDEAKRGRLATIDATCPLVTKVHKEALRYAEEDYDILLIGHEGHEEVVGTMGEAPERTHLVDGAEDVANVQVRDESKVVWLSQTTLSVDEAMATVGALKQRFPLLTSPPSDDICYATQNRQVAIKQIAGQADLVIVVGSRNSSNSVRLVEVSLEAGAKAAHLVDFADEIDEAWLEGVSTVGLTSGASVPEILVEGVLEWLAERGFDDVEQVRSTEEHLQFSLPKELRRDLRAEAAGK, encoded by the coding sequence ATGCCTGCTGCTACCGCTCCCCGCCGTGTCCTGCTCGCCGCGCCGCGCGGCTACTGCGCCGGTGTCGACCGTGCCGTCATCGCCGTGGAAAAGGCCCTGGAGCAGTACGGGGCCCCGATCTACGTGCGCAAGGAGATCGTCCACAACAAGTACGTGGTGCAGACCCTGGAGAAGAAGGGCGCCATCTTCGTCGACGAGACCGAAGAGGTCCCCGAGGGCTCCATCGTGGTGTTCTCCGCGCACGGCGTCGCCCCCTCCGTCCACGACGAGGCGAAGCGCGGCAGGCTGGCGACCATCGACGCCACCTGCCCGCTGGTCACCAAGGTCCACAAGGAGGCGCTGCGCTACGCCGAGGAGGACTACGACATCCTGCTGATCGGCCACGAGGGCCACGAGGAGGTCGTCGGGACGATGGGCGAGGCGCCCGAGCGCACCCACCTGGTGGACGGCGCCGAGGACGTCGCCAACGTCCAGGTCCGCGACGAGTCCAAGGTGGTGTGGCTGTCGCAGACCACCCTCTCGGTGGACGAGGCCATGGCCACCGTCGGCGCGCTCAAGCAGCGCTTCCCGCTGCTCACCAGCCCGCCCAGTGACGACATCTGCTACGCCACGCAGAACCGGCAGGTCGCCATCAAGCAGATCGCCGGCCAGGCCGACCTGGTCATCGTCGTCGGCTCGCGCAACTCGTCCAACTCGGTCAGGCTGGTCGAGGTCTCGCTGGAGGCCGGCGCCAAGGCCGCGCACCTGGTGGACTTCGCCGACGAGATCGACGAGGCATGGCTGGAGGGCGTCTCCACGGTCGGCCTGACCAGCGGCGCCTCGGTGCCGGAGATCCTGGTCGAGGGCGTGCTGGAGTGGCTGGCCGAGCGCGGCTTCGACGACGTCGAGCAGGTCCGTTCGACCGAGGAGCACCTGCAGTTCTCGCTGCCCAAGGAGCTGCGCCGGGACCTGCGCGCCGAGGCCGCAGGAAAGTAA
- a CDS encoding ATP-binding protein gives MLSQGTVRVEVSDACSAVPVVRGADEPEVADGGRGLVLVEALAQAWGVELLTHGIGKTVWFELVDR, from the coding sequence GTGCTGTCGCAGGGGACGGTGCGGGTGGAGGTGTCGGACGCGTGCAGCGCGGTGCCGGTGGTTCGCGGGGCCGATGAGCCGGAAGTGGCCGACGGCGGGCGGGGGTTGGTGCTGGTGGAGGCGCTGGCGCAGGCGTGGGGGGTGGAGCTGCTGACGCACGGTATCGGGAAGACGGTGTGGTTCGAGCTGGTGGACCGGTGA
- a CDS encoding fumarate hydratase: MPDFAYTDLLPLGADPTPYRLLTTEGVSTFEAGGRRFLQVEPEALRLLAAEAMHDISHLLRPAHLQQLRRILDDPEASPNDRFVALDLLKNANIAAGGVLPMCQDTGTAIVMGKRGQNVLTSGADESALSRGIFDAYTKLNLRYSQMAPLTMWDEKNTGSNLPAQVELYATDGDAYKFLFMAKGGGSANKSYLYQETKAILNEASMMAFLEAKIRSLGTAACPPYHLAIVVGGTSAEFALKTAKYASAHYLDTLPTEGSASGHGFRDVELEARVHELTQKIGIGAQFGGKYFCHDVRVIRLPRHGASLPVAMAVSCSADRQALAKITAEGVFLEQLETDPAKYLPETTDEHLDDNVVRIDLNRPMSEVRSELSKHPVKTRLSLTGTLVVARDIAHAKIKERLDAGEGMPQYLKDHPVYYAGPAKTPEGYASGSFGPTTAGRMDSYVDQFQAAGGSMVMLAKGNRSQQVTDACAKHGGFYLGSIGGPAARLALDCIRKVEVLEYAELGMEAVWRIEVEDFPAFVVVDDKGNDFFANPGDDQPLITRIPVRG; encoded by the coding sequence ATGCCCGACTTCGCCTACACCGACCTGCTCCCGCTCGGCGCGGACCCCACCCCGTACCGGCTGCTCACCACCGAGGGCGTGAGCACCTTCGAGGCGGGCGGGCGGCGCTTCCTGCAGGTCGAGCCGGAGGCCCTGCGGCTGCTGGCGGCCGAGGCGATGCACGACATCTCGCACCTGCTGCGCCCCGCGCACCTGCAGCAACTGCGCCGCATCCTGGACGACCCCGAGGCCAGCCCCAACGACCGCTTCGTCGCCCTGGACCTGCTGAAGAACGCCAACATCGCGGCCGGCGGCGTCCTGCCCATGTGCCAGGACACCGGCACCGCCATCGTCATGGGCAAGCGCGGCCAGAACGTCCTCACCTCCGGCGCGGACGAGTCGGCGCTCTCCCGGGGCATCTTCGACGCCTACACCAAGCTCAACCTGCGCTACTCGCAGATGGCCCCGCTGACCATGTGGGACGAGAAGAACACCGGCAGCAACCTGCCCGCCCAGGTCGAGCTGTACGCCACCGACGGCGACGCCTACAAGTTCCTGTTCATGGCCAAGGGCGGCGGCAGCGCCAACAAGTCGTACCTCTACCAGGAGACCAAGGCGATCCTCAACGAGGCGTCGATGATGGCCTTCCTGGAGGCCAAGATCCGCTCGCTGGGCACCGCCGCCTGCCCGCCGTACCACCTGGCCATCGTGGTCGGCGGCACCAGCGCCGAGTTCGCCCTGAAGACCGCCAAGTACGCCTCCGCGCACTACCTGGACACCCTGCCCACCGAGGGCTCCGCGAGCGGCCACGGCTTCCGCGACGTGGAGCTGGAGGCCCGCGTCCACGAGCTGACCCAGAAGATCGGCATCGGCGCGCAGTTCGGCGGCAAGTACTTCTGCCACGACGTCCGGGTGATCCGCCTGCCCCGGCACGGCGCCTCGCTGCCGGTCGCCATGGCCGTCTCCTGCTCCGCCGACCGGCAGGCGCTGGCCAAGATCACCGCCGAGGGCGTCTTCCTGGAGCAGCTGGAGACCGACCCGGCCAAGTACCTCCCGGAGACCACCGACGAGCACCTCGACGACAACGTCGTCCGGATCGACCTCAACCGGCCGATGTCCGAGGTCCGCAGCGAGCTGTCCAAGCACCCGGTCAAGACCCGACTCTCGCTCACCGGCACCCTGGTCGTCGCCCGCGACATCGCCCACGCCAAGATCAAGGAGCGGCTGGACGCGGGCGAGGGCATGCCGCAGTACCTCAAGGACCACCCGGTCTACTACGCCGGCCCGGCCAAGACCCCCGAGGGCTACGCCTCCGGCTCCTTCGGCCCCACCACGGCCGGGCGGATGGACTCCTACGTCGACCAGTTCCAGGCCGCCGGCGGCTCCATGGTGATGCTCGCCAAGGGCAACCGCTCGCAGCAGGTCACCGACGCCTGCGCCAAGCACGGCGGCTTCTACCTCGGCTCCATCGGCGGCCCGGCCGCCCGGCTGGCGCTGGACTGCATCCGCAAGGTCGAGGTGCTGGAGTACGCCGAGCTGGGCATGGAGGCGGTCTGGCGGATCGAGGTCGAGGACTTCCCGGCGTTCGTCGTCGTGGACGACAAGGGCAACGACTTCTTCGCCAACCCCGGCGACGACCAGCCGCTGATCACCCGCATCCCGGTCCGCGGCTGA
- a CDS encoding PCC domain-containing protein yields MELISLAQRGDLVEALTVAVAERGIADAAVVSVVGAVCSFTVSTMRADHPREAVFTSGRFAELSGNGEIVDGVPNIRVTCGLDGGQAVAGHLQAAEVGGLYAVHVYLLRL; encoded by the coding sequence GTGGAGCTGATCAGCTTGGCTCAGAGGGGCGATCTGGTCGAGGCGCTCACCGTCGCAGTGGCCGAGCGGGGAATCGCCGACGCGGCCGTCGTCTCCGTGGTCGGCGCCGTGTGCTCCTTCACCGTGTCGACCATGAGGGCCGACCACCCGCGCGAGGCCGTGTTCACTTCGGGACGCTTCGCCGAACTCTCCGGCAACGGAGAGATCGTGGACGGTGTTCCGAATATCCGTGTCACCTGCGGTCTGGACGGCGGGCAGGCGGTCGCGGGACATCTGCAGGCGGCCGAGGTGGGCGGGCTCTACGCCGTGCATGTTTATCTGCTCCGGCTCTGA
- the glpX gene encoding class II fructose-bisphosphatase: MTEHHQHHQHNLPSSLEVAPEAPDRNLALELVRVTEAAAMAAGRWVGRGDKNGADGAAVRAMRTLVHTVSMNGVVVIGEGEKDDAPMLFNGERIGDGTGPECDVAVDPVDGTTLTAKGMPNAVAVLAVADRGTMFDPSAVFYMDKLVAGAEAAGQVDITAPVEHNVRAVARAKGCAPEDVTVVVLDRPRHEKLAAEIRATGARIKFISDGDVAGAVMAVREGTGVDLLLGVGGTPEGIIAACAIKCLGGVIQGRLWPKDEAERRKALDAGHDLDRVLHTDDLVSGENVFFVATGITDGELLRGVHYKAETATTSSLVMRSKSGTIRRIESEHKLSKLRAYSAIDFDRAR; this comes from the coding sequence ATGACCGAGCACCACCAGCACCACCAGCACAACCTGCCTTCTTCCCTGGAGGTCGCTCCGGAGGCGCCTGACCGCAACCTCGCCCTCGAGCTGGTCCGCGTGACCGAGGCCGCCGCCATGGCGGCCGGTCGCTGGGTCGGCCGCGGCGACAAGAACGGCGCGGACGGCGCCGCCGTGCGCGCCATGCGCACCCTCGTCCACACCGTGTCGATGAACGGCGTCGTCGTCATCGGCGAGGGCGAGAAGGACGATGCGCCCATGCTCTTCAACGGGGAGCGGATCGGCGACGGCACCGGCCCCGAGTGCGACGTCGCCGTGGACCCGGTGGACGGCACCACGCTGACCGCCAAGGGCATGCCCAACGCCGTGGCCGTCCTGGCCGTGGCCGACCGGGGCACCATGTTCGACCCGAGCGCCGTCTTCTACATGGACAAGCTGGTCGCCGGAGCGGAGGCGGCCGGACAGGTCGACATCACCGCCCCGGTCGAGCACAACGTCCGCGCGGTCGCCCGGGCCAAGGGCTGCGCGCCCGAGGACGTCACCGTGGTCGTGCTGGACCGGCCCCGGCACGAGAAGCTGGCGGCGGAGATCCGCGCCACCGGCGCCCGGATCAAGTTCATCTCGGACGGCGACGTCGCCGGTGCGGTCATGGCGGTGCGCGAAGGCACCGGCGTGGACCTGCTGCTCGGCGTCGGCGGCACCCCCGAGGGCATCATCGCGGCCTGCGCCATCAAGTGCCTGGGCGGCGTGATCCAGGGCCGGCTGTGGCCCAAGGACGAGGCCGAGCGGCGCAAGGCGCTGGACGCCGGGCACGACCTGGACCGGGTCCTGCACACGGACGACCTGGTGAGCGGCGAGAACGTGTTCTTCGTGGCCACCGGCATCACCGACGGCGAGCTGCTGCGCGGGGTCCACTACAAGGCGGAGACCGCCACCACCAGCTCGCTGGTGATGCGCTCCAAGAGCGGGACGATCCGCCGGATCGAGAGCGAGCACAAGCTGTCGAAGCTGCGGGCGTACAGCGCCATCGACTTCGACCGCGCCCGCTAG
- a CDS encoding DUF1707 domain-containing protein, with amino-acid sequence MDNSSLPDPLKKPYADPALELRASDADRERVAEALREAYAEGRLTADEHSERVDSVYAAKTLGELVPLTRDLPTHGQVHQAAAPAPAKPVFRTPEADPSARQEDPRMIAVFGGAERRGRFRAGAWIKAVAVFGGVEIDLSDAVFDEPELVIHCTAVFGGVEIRVPEHVTLRGGGIGIFGGSDIKQQEGTDPAGPVVTVKSVCVFGGVEAKQKRPSKLKAALRKRLED; translated from the coding sequence GTGGACAACTCATCCCTTCCGGATCCCCTGAAGAAGCCGTACGCGGACCCCGCACTGGAGCTGAGGGCCTCCGACGCCGACCGCGAGCGGGTGGCCGAGGCGCTGCGCGAGGCGTACGCGGAGGGCAGGCTGACCGCCGACGAGCACTCGGAGCGGGTGGACTCGGTCTACGCGGCCAAGACCCTGGGCGAGCTGGTGCCGCTGACCCGGGATCTGCCGACGCACGGCCAGGTGCATCAGGCGGCGGCCCCGGCACCGGCGAAGCCGGTGTTCCGGACGCCGGAGGCGGACCCTTCGGCGCGCCAGGAGGACCCGCGGATGATCGCGGTCTTCGGCGGGGCGGAGCGCCGCGGGCGGTTCCGGGCCGGGGCCTGGATCAAGGCGGTGGCGGTCTTCGGCGGGGTGGAGATCGACCTGTCCGACGCGGTCTTCGACGAGCCGGAGCTGGTGATCCACTGCACGGCGGTGTTCGGCGGGGTGGAGATCAGGGTGCCCGAGCACGTGACCCTGCGCGGCGGCGGCATAGGCATCTTCGGCGGGTCCGACATCAAGCAGCAGGAGGGCACCGATCCGGCCGGGCCGGTGGTGACGGTGAAGTCGGTCTGCGTGTTCGGCGGGGTCGAGGCGAAGCAGAAGCGGCCGAGCAAGCTGAAGGCCGCGCTGCGCAAGCGCCTTGAGGATTAG
- a CDS encoding WhiB family transcriptional regulator, whose translation MLHPIEARLDANRPHVPVRTGSADDTPWHSNAACRRDEAGLFFAPSKEPTAARLSREEQAKRVCGRCPVLLECREHALLQPEPYGVWGGLTAAERRVVLARRRRREQELREAARVGSQVAAAG comes from the coding sequence GTGCTTCATCCGATAGAAGCCCGTCTGGACGCGAACCGTCCACACGTCCCGGTACGAACCGGTTCTGCGGATGACACCCCCTGGCATTCGAACGCGGCCTGTCGCCGCGACGAGGCGGGGCTGTTCTTCGCGCCGTCCAAGGAGCCCACGGCGGCGCGGCTGTCCCGCGAGGAGCAGGCGAAGCGGGTGTGCGGGCGCTGCCCGGTGCTGCTGGAGTGCAGGGAGCACGCGCTGCTGCAGCCGGAGCCGTACGGCGTCTGGGGCGGGCTGACCGCCGCCGAGCGCCGGGTGGTGCTGGCCCGGCGCCGCCGCCGGGAGCAGGAGCTCCGGGAGGCGGCGCGGGTCGGCAGCCAGGTCGCCGCCGCAGGATGA